The genomic interval CTCCGTTCCAGCATGTCGCGCATGACTATGCGCGCTCTTGCGACAACGACATACACAAAAACAAAGACTTAAAGCGCAGGCTGCGAAGCTGATGGATCGCGACGCGCCTTGGCGTGGAGGATGGAGAAATGACAGTAGACTTACAGGACAGAGTGGCCTTGGTGGCAGGTGCGACCCGCGGTGCCGGCCGCGGTATTGCAGTGGAACTCGGCGCAGCTGGGGCGACCGTCTATGTGACCGGGCGCACGACACGCGCCCAGCAGTCCGACTATGCCCGGCCGGAAACGATCGAGGAGACGGCCGAACTGGTGACATCGGCCGGCGGCAAGGGCATTGCCGTGCAAGTGGATCATCTCGTTCCGCAGCAGGTCGAGGCGCTCGTCGCACGCATCCGGGCGGAAGCCGGCCGGCTCGACATTCTCGTCAACGACATCTGGGGCTGCGAGAAGCTGTTCGAATGGGATAAGGCTGTCTGGGAGCATTCGCTGGACAAGGGCCTGCGCATGCTGGAGCTCGGCATCAACACCCATCTGATCACCGCCCACTATGCGCTGGCGCTGATGATCGAGCGGCCGGGCGGGCTGCTGGTGGAGGTGACTGACGGCACGGCTGACTATAATGCCACGCATTACCGGCTTTCGCCCTTCTACGACCTCGTCAAGACAAGTGTGACCCGCATGGCCTGGGCGCATGCGCAGGATCTGGCCAAACACGGCGCCACCGCCGTTTCGATCACGCCGGGCTGGCTGCGCTCCGAAATGATGCTGGAGGCCTATGGCGTGCGCGAGGAGAACTGGCGCGACGCGACCAAGCTGCAGCCGCATTTCGCCATTTCCGAAACCCCGCGCTTCGTCGGCCGCGCGGTGGCGGCCATATCAGCCGATCCCGACCGCGCCCGCTGGAATGGTCAGTCGCTATCGAGCGGCGGGATGGCCGAGGCCTATGGTTTCGACGACATCGACGGTTCGCGGCCCGATTGCTGGCGCTACCTGGTGGAAGTGCAGGAGCCGGGCAAACCGGCCGACGTGACCGGCTACCGGTGAGGCTGGCCGCCGCCCTTGGGCGCGCTGCTGCCGTGAGGCGCGGTCTGGGCCGCCGTCCTCATCTGGCCGGCGAAGGTGCTTTCCGGCTTCGTCGCCAGCTTGTCCTTCTTCGGTTTGCGGACCTCGCGATTGCTTCTCAGCTGACCCTTTGCCATGGATGAATCTCCCTTTGGATCGAAATTGAAAGCGTGAGTCTGCGCGTTACCCGTCTGTAGAATTAACCGGCGGCACGGCGCGGCGGTCGCGCGGCAGGCCCTGGATCGCATAGCGGTTGCAGACGGGGGTGACCGGTTTCGGTTGTTTCTTCGGCTTGCCGAAATGGTATTCGAGCGCCCGCAAGAGCATGGCCGGCGAGGTGACGCCCTCCTGGAACAGTCTGATCAGCAGCATGGCTGCGGCGTTGAAGACCTCTTCGTCGTTGGCCGGGATCTTGGCCTTGTAGCCGGCGGCGTCGAGCACGCCCTGAAGCATCTCGAGATCGGATGAAGTCAGATATGGCTTATCGGAAGTGGAAGACATCAACGTCCTCCTTTCGTCGGGGCGGGGGTATCAAACCCTCAGTCGGCAGCGCCCGTGCAATGGCTGCCGAAGGCGAAACCATGCGCCTTTCGCCGGGCCAAAGCAACGGGATTCTTGCTGCCGACAACGCTATGACGCAGGGGCGGCCCGCACCGGCCACAGCAGACGGATTGTCGCGACCGTACCGCGCTTTTCCGCCTTGCCGATGGCGCTGCAGGCCATGCCCGCCATCGCCATCGTGCCGGAATCCGCGGCCTGTTCCTCGATGTCGCCGCCGAGGCCCTCCGGGCCTCCGGCTGCCGCGTGTCGATCTCGAGAGCGGCGGCCTGACGCTGCAGCAAAAGCTGCGGCGCGATCGACAGAGCGACTACAGCTCGCCCTTGTGAAAATAGGCTTCGAGCCGGTAGCCGTCCGGGTCGATGACGAAGGCGGCATAGTAGAATTGCCCGTAATCCGGCCGGACCCCCGGTTCGCCGTTATCCGTGCCGCCGGATGCGACGGCGGCCGCATGAAAGGCATCGACCGCCGCCTCGTTCGGCGCGACGAAACAGAAATGCAGTCCGGATCGTAAATCGGCGATGACGGGCTGCTCCACCTGCATCACCCAGAGGCCGACCCTTTCGGGGCCGTAGCCGATCATGCTGTCGGAGTTGGACAGGCGCTCGTATCCGAGCGGCGCCAGCGCCGCATCGTAGAAACGACGGGCCCTTTCGAGGTCTTTGACGCCGATGGAGACATGATCGAACATGGGCCGCACACTCCTTATCGCAAAGTCCGACCCGGCCTGCTTGCTCCGGGTCAGGAGGATGCGGCACCATCATTCAACCGCCGTCCGAAGTCAACCGAGAGGCGGTCCCGGCATCAGCCTTCGATCGCAATCCGGGCCGGTGGAAGGCGCGGTGCATATTCAGGTCGCAACCGCGAGTGCTTCCGATCCGTTCCATTATCAGGCCGGGTTAAGTTCCGGCAGCTTTAACCGGCCGGTGCGGTCTACTGCAGCTGCGGCTTTTTCAGAAAGCTGTTGCGGTCGGCGGATTTGATGCGCAGCCAGGCTTCGCGGCCGTTCCGCAGGATCCTTATCGGAATCTCGGCGCCGGCCGGACCGCTGCTCCAGAGCTTGCGGTAGAAATCGGCCAGGCCATCGACCTCCTCGTCACGGATCTCCGAGATGATATCGCCCTGACGCAGGCCGGCCTCGGCGGCCGGACCGCCTTCGGCCACGCTCATCACCACAACGCCGCCGCTGCTCTCGGCGGAGAATGCGCCGAGCCATGGCCGAGGCGGCTTGTTGACCTGGCCGCGGTTCAGGAGATCGTCGAGAATGGGCGGCAGAAGATCGATCGGCACGACCATATTGATATCGGCGACCTCGCCATCCTGGCTCATCTGCAGGCGAAGCGAACCGATGCCGAGGAGCTTGCCGTCGGCGCCGATCAGTGCTGCTCCGCCCCATGCGGGATGGGCCGGCGCGGTGAAAATCGCCTCATCGAGCAGATATTCCCAATAGCCGGCGAATTCCTGTCGGGCGACGATATGTGCCTCGACGAACTCGCCGATGCCGTCGGCAAGGACAACGGGATCGCCGGGCTTGGCCGCGGCCGCATCGCCGAAGGCCACTGCCGGAGCGTTCAGGACGCCGAGCGCCTGCACCAGGCCGAAACCGCTCTCCTGGTCATAGGCAAGCGGATGGGCGGGAACCACCCGGCCGTCGCGGGTCGTCAGCCAGACTTCCTCGGCCTCGGTGATGAGATAACCGATGGTCAGCACCAGCCCGTTCTCGCGAATGACGACGCCGCTGCCTTCCCGGACGGTGCCCAGCGTCTCCGCGGTGAATGCATCTTCCGGAATGGAGGAACGGACGGCCACGACTGACCGCAGGATCGGATTAATATTCATGCTTTCATCCCGATGGGCGCCGGCGCGAGAGGTTGAAGGCCGGCACATTCCTCCTTGAATAGGTAAGAGACCGGGCGGCGGGTGCAAGACTGTCTGGGACGGAATTTCGGCTGGCCGATGCGCGATCGCCCGGCAATTCCTTCACCAATTGACGTTCATTGAGCGCCGATACTGTTCCGCATCTCGCCGCCCGCCGGCTGAGGGCGACCATATTGCCGTGGCGAACATCCCATCACCCGCTTGAAAGCGGTGCTGAACGCGCTTTCGGAATCGTAACCGAGCGACATGGCGACGCTCGCAAGTGCTTCGGCCGAATTTGCCAGTCGATCTCCGGCGACAAGCATGCGCCACCGCGTCAGATAATCCATCGGTGCGAGCCCAACCTTTGCCTTGAAATGCAGAGCAAAAGTGGACCGGGACATCGACGCCAGTTCCGCCAGCGACTGCAATGTCCATTTTCGGCCCGGATCGGCATGCATGGCCCCGAGAGCCGCACCGATGCGCCTGTCGGTGAGCGCGAAAAGCCAGCCGACGCCGTGGGCGTCCGGCGATGCGATATGGAGGCGCAACACCTGCATCAGCATGACATGGGCGAAATGCTCCGCCATCAGAACACCGCCCGGCTGTCGGTCGCGCAGCTCGCGCGTCATCCGATCGAGCGACCAGCGCAGCACGGCGGCGTGATCGGAATCCCTTTTCACATGGACGATCGGCGGCAGGATGCCGAGAAGGATGTCCGAATTTCCGCCGGAGAAGGAAAACCGGCTGCCAATCAGGAAGAAATCACCGCCGCCGTTGCAGGTCGCTATGCCGCCGCGGGCGATCGAATAGATTTCATCGGATGGGATCGCTTCGACAGAAGGATCGCTGGCGAGACGAAAGGTCCGGCTGCGTGTCAGCAGAAAGCAGTCGCCTTCTTCCAACCGGACGGCGTTGGGCACGCCATCGACGCTCAGCCAGCACGTGCCTGAAATGACCGCGTTGAACTTGATGCCATCGGGAGGCGGAAAATCGATCGCCCAAACGCCGCCGGCATCCAGCCCGGCAGAAACATAGCTTCTCGGTTTGAGCAATCCGAGAACATTCGATAACGGGTCCATGCGCAAATCCGGACGATGGCGAAGAGATGGCGGACTTTAGCGCATGGATCGTCTGATCGCCACATCCTATTCTCAGCTCCTCCGCAACGTCGCAAAACAAAGGCGATCATCATGAACGACAAACAAGCCCCTATCGGCTCCGGATTTGGAGCTCGCACGACCGCCGATGAGGTTCTGGCCGGTCTTGATCTTTCCGGTAAGCGCGCCATCGTCACCGGCGGCCATTCCGGCCTCGGGCTGGAGACCACGCGCGCTTTAGCGGGCGCCGGCGCCACGGTGATCATCGGTGCGAGGAACCCCGAAGCGGCGCGAGACATCGTCGCCGGCATCGGTGGTGTGCAGGTCGAGCGGCTCGATCTCTCCAGTCTTGACAGCGTTCGCCGCTTCGCCGATGGCATCGTCGCTGCCGGCCGCAGCATCGATATCCTCATCAACAGCGCCGGCATCATGGCCTGCCCGCAGACGCGCGTCGGTAATGGATGGGAGGCGCAATTCGCAACCAATCATCTCGGCCATTTCGCTTTGGTGAATGGCGTTTCGCCGGCCATCTCGCCCAATGCCCGTATCGTTTCGGTTTCATCAGGCGGCCACCAAATCTCCGGCATCCGATGGAACGACGTGCAGTTCGAGACCGGTTATGACAAGTGGCAGGCCTATGGTCAGTCGAAGACTGCCAATGCGCTTTTCGCCCTGCATCTCGATAGGCTCGCGCAGGGTGCCGGCATCCGCGCCTTCTCGTTGCATCCGGGCAAGATCCTCACGCCCCTCCAGCGCCATCTTTCACGGGAGGAAATGGTGCGTGCCGGTTGGATCGATACGGATGGCAATCCGATCGACCCGACATTCAAGACACCATCGCAGGGGGCTGCCACGCAACTATGGGCGGCGACCTCACCTCAGCTCGACGGCATGGGAGGCCTTTATTGTGAGGATTGCGATGTGGCCGACCGGGCTATCGACGGGAAGCCGGGTGGTGTCAGCGATCACGCAACCAATCCCGAGCATGGCGAACGCCTGTGGGCCTTGTCAGCAAAGTTGACCGGCATCGACGCCTTCGCGGCGCCGTCGATGCGGTGATGCATCCAATCAGCCGTCAGCCTCCTAGCTCGGAGGCTGACATTTTTCGTGACAGTGACGAGATGCAACAATATACGGTCAATGTCTTCAGAAATCAGACTGACCGGATCACCAAATGAAGGACTGGCATCCCGATCTCAGCCGCAGCAGCAGCCCCCGTTACATGGCGATCGCCGATCTGATCGAAATGGATCTGCGCAGCGGGCATCTGGTGGCCGGTGACCGGCTGCCGCCGCAACGCGAACTTGCCAAACGGCTGAATGTCGATTTCACGACAGTGGCGAGAGGTTACGTCGAGGCGCAGAAGCGCGGTCTCGTGGATTCCCATGTCGGCCGGGGCACTTTCGTCACCGGCGCTGCGGATCAGCAGCGCCAGGGTTTCGGCGTCGGTGCCGCGCCCGACCCCCGCCGTGCGTCTGTTGGCGATTTTACGATGAACCTGCCGCCGGAACCGGACGATCCGGAGTTGATTGCCCGCATGCGCGAGGGCATTTCGGCGGTGGCGGCGAACCTCATCCCGCTTCTGCGCTATCAGGGCTTCGGCGGCGCCGGAATCGACAAGGAGGCTGCCGCCGTCTGGCTCGGCCGTCGCGGGCTCAAGCCCTCGCAGGAGCGGATCTTCGTCACGCCGGGCGCCCATCCTGCGCTGCTGGCGATCTTCGGCCTGCTGGCAAAACCCGGCGAGACCGTGTTGTCGGAAATCATCACCTATCCGGGCATGCGCTCGATTGCTGCCCAATTGCGGCTCAATCTTGCCGGCCTGCCGATGGATGGGGACGGTATCCTGCTGGATGCTTTGGCGGCGGCCTGCGAGCGCTTGAAGCCGAAGGCGCTGTATCTCAATCCGACGCTGCAGAACCCGACGACGCTGACCATCCCGGTCGGCCGCCGCAAGGAAATCGCAGCCGTCGCCCGCAAATATCATCTGCCGATCGTCGAGGACGATGCCTATGGCTTCATTCCGGCGGAAGGGCCGGCGCCGCTGGCGGCAACGGCGCCCGATCTGACCTGGCATATTGGCGGCTTGGCGAAATGCATCGGCGCCGGCCTGCGCCTTGCCTATGTCGTGGCGCCCGACAACAAGGCGGGGTGGCCCTTCGTCAGCGCAATGCGCGCCAACAATGTCATGGCCTCGCCGTTGAACATGGCACTCGCCACCCGCTGGATCGAGGACGGCACGGCCGATGCGATCCTGCGCTTCGTCCGTGCCGAGGCTGCCGCCCGCCAGCAGATGGTCGCCGCTATCCTGCCTGCCGGCAGCTACCGCGCCGATCCGATCAGCTTCAATATCTGGCTGCCTCTGATCAACGGCTGGACCCGCTCCACCTTCGGCAGCCATATGCGTTCCTCCGGCATCGGCGTGGTGGCAAGCGATGCCTTCACGGTCGAGGGCGCGCCGGCCGAGGCGGTTCGGGTCTGCCTCGGCGGCCCGATCGCGCGGGGCAAGCTGGAAGACGAACTCGAGTTCATGGCCCATGCGCTGGAAGGCCCGCCGGAGATGGC from Rhizobium lentis carries:
- a CDS encoding SDR family oxidoreductase — encoded protein: MTVDLQDRVALVAGATRGAGRGIAVELGAAGATVYVTGRTTRAQQSDYARPETIEETAELVTSAGGKGIAVQVDHLVPQQVEALVARIRAEAGRLDILVNDIWGCEKLFEWDKAVWEHSLDKGLRMLELGINTHLITAHYALALMIERPGGLLVEVTDGTADYNATHYRLSPFYDLVKTSVTRMAWAHAQDLAKHGATAVSITPGWLRSEMMLEAYGVREENWRDATKLQPHFAISETPRFVGRAVAAISADPDRARWNGQSLSSGGMAEAYGFDDIDGSRPDCWRYLVEVQEPGKPADVTGYR
- a CDS encoding VOC family protein: MFDHVSIGVKDLERARRFYDAALAPLGYERLSNSDSMIGYGPERVGLWVMQVEQPVIADLRSGLHFCFVAPNEAAVDAFHAAAVASGGTDNGEPGVRPDYGQFYYAAFVIDPDGYRLEAYFHKGEL
- a CDS encoding S1C family serine protease, with amino-acid sequence MNINPILRSVVAVRSSIPEDAFTAETLGTVREGSGVVIRENGLVLTIGYLITEAEEVWLTTRDGRVVPAHPLAYDQESGFGLVQALGVLNAPAVAFGDAAAAKPGDPVVLADGIGEFVEAHIVARQEFAGYWEYLLDEAIFTAPAHPAWGGAALIGADGKLLGIGSLRLQMSQDGEVADINMVVPIDLLPPILDDLLNRGQVNKPPRPWLGAFSAESSGGVVVMSVAEGGPAAEAGLRQGDIISEIRDEEVDGLADFYRKLWSSGPAGAEIPIRILRNGREAWLRIKSADRNSFLKKPQLQ
- a CDS encoding AraC family transcriptional regulator — translated: MDPLSNVLGLLKPRSYVSAGLDAGGVWAIDFPPPDGIKFNAVISGTCWLSVDGVPNAVRLEEGDCFLLTRSRTFRLASDPSVEAIPSDEIYSIARGGIATCNGGGDFFLIGSRFSFSGGNSDILLGILPPIVHVKRDSDHAAVLRWSLDRMTRELRDRQPGGVLMAEHFAHVMLMQVLRLHIASPDAHGVGWLFALTDRRIGAALGAMHADPGRKWTLQSLAELASMSRSTFALHFKAKVGLAPMDYLTRWRMLVAGDRLANSAEALASVAMSLGYDSESAFSTAFKRVMGCSPRQYGRPQPAGGEMRNSIGAQ
- a CDS encoding SDR family NAD(P)-dependent oxidoreductase; this encodes MNDKQAPIGSGFGARTTADEVLAGLDLSGKRAIVTGGHSGLGLETTRALAGAGATVIIGARNPEAARDIVAGIGGVQVERLDLSSLDSVRRFADGIVAAGRSIDILINSAGIMACPQTRVGNGWEAQFATNHLGHFALVNGVSPAISPNARIVSVSSGGHQISGIRWNDVQFETGYDKWQAYGQSKTANALFALHLDRLAQGAGIRAFSLHPGKILTPLQRHLSREEMVRAGWIDTDGNPIDPTFKTPSQGAATQLWAATSPQLDGMGGLYCEDCDVADRAIDGKPGGVSDHATNPEHGERLWALSAKLTGIDAFAAPSMR
- a CDS encoding PLP-dependent aminotransferase family protein; the encoded protein is MKDWHPDLSRSSSPRYMAIADLIEMDLRSGHLVAGDRLPPQRELAKRLNVDFTTVARGYVEAQKRGLVDSHVGRGTFVTGAADQQRQGFGVGAAPDPRRASVGDFTMNLPPEPDDPELIARMREGISAVAANLIPLLRYQGFGGAGIDKEAAAVWLGRRGLKPSQERIFVTPGAHPALLAIFGLLAKPGETVLSEIITYPGMRSIAAQLRLNLAGLPMDGDGILLDALAAACERLKPKALYLNPTLQNPTTLTIPVGRRKEIAAVARKYHLPIVEDDAYGFIPAEGPAPLAATAPDLTWHIGGLAKCIGAGLRLAYVVAPDNKAGWPFVSAMRANNVMASPLNMALATRWIEDGTADAILRFVRAEAAARQQMVAAILPAGSYRADPISFNIWLPLINGWTRSTFGSHMRSSGIGVVASDAFTVEGAPAEAVRVCLGGPIARGKLEDELEFMAHALEGPPEMAASFF